The nucleotide window ACAGGGTTCGGTGACGTATGTGGTTGTACAAACACCTGTGGCTGCACAACGCCATTCGCCCAACAGGTTCACCCGCAAGCATGGAAGCCCTAGTGAAGGGCTGCGCGAGCATGTTTGCTAGGATTGCGATTGTGGAGATGACGCAGCCTGATGGAACCTTGTTTTGAGATGGGAAAAATAGTGCGGGGAGGCTGATGGGCTGTTGCCATGAACTCCTCGCTTACACTTACGTAGGCTCGTCACTACCTACTCCCGTAGTATGTGCTGCGGATATATGTTGAGGAATTAAGCAGGTTTGAAGCTCTCTCGCGTACAATTGCTACCGTGCCGATAGCATCACTGAGTACGATGGATTTGGATGCCGGGCCGATACAGTAGGTCGTAACACTGGGAAATGGATCCAGGAGCTGCAGTGTACCATTGGGGACAAAATAGAAAGCGTATAAAGCATACTGTGCTCTTCAGGGACACTTGAGAGTTACATAAATGCGGATGTATtctgtaaatagcatctaGCCCGGCAGAAATCACGGAACTTTGAAACCCCCCCAGGTTCAGATAACCGCCTGGTGATTCAAAATTCACATGCAAAATGTGAGGCAAATGGACGAACAAAGCTCATCCCAGATTCCCGTTCCTGCAGCACTAGAAATCTAAACAAGATCTCGATCCGATCTGGTCCACAACCTAGATATGCAGGGCCAACAATAGCCCATTGGAGCTATGGTCACCTACTGTACAGCAACTGACAATGATAGATGGCCATCTAACCCACTCTACTAAGTAATAGTCCAGAGCATGCGGTCGAACCTTGGAACTCTCGCGGCTCGGTCTAGCTACCAATGCCTCTAAGTATACGCACGGAGTACATTGTGCATGCTACAGGTCACGAGGACACATGGCTGCAATGTTCCTTTGGGACTCGTTCGGTAAGCGGTAGTTCGGGGGTTCCATGCCTTGCAGCTTTCCCGGTACGATTTCCTTCAGCGCGTGACCGTTCGTACCAGCTTCTGTGCAACGTGGAATCAACCGAGAATTGTTTCTTTCAATGAAAAACGGGTTGCTCGTCAAAAAGACTGTGTCGTTCGTCGATTATTGGGGTGCCGCATGGCTTGATTGATCTGCGGATCTAATGCATGTGGTTTTCGGAACCAAAAAAGAAAGGTCGAGGGAAACCGGAGTAATTAATGCAATAATAATGTCCATGTCAGATGCCCATCATCGGGTCGATATCAACGATTCTAACGTCTAGAGTCTGGGTGCTCAAAGTCAAAATTTGAAGGGTGGAGCGGAAACCGGTGAGCACGTGCCGGTAATCGGGAGGAACTTGGAATGGAAAATGATGATGTAGCGAGCGGCGGAAGAATTAGAAAGTAGTATCGCGGGCGGCGGCAAGTCTTCCTAAATAATAGTAGGATTCTCCGCCGGTCTTACTCAAGAGATGTGCTCTTCGTATCCGTCATACCGACCACAGCACGTGCCTGACAGAGAGTGAGCATCTAGACACTGAACACGCGGACGGCAGTCCCCGTCCACAAAGTCTCCTATTCATTCTATCCTTGTGCATCATCCAAACATGCACTGCCACTGCAACTGCAATCCTCATACGTTGCAGTAGCCACAGCGACGATGATTGCTTCTTCCCCGCCACAGTCTATGCATCACCTTGGCTCGTCTGCAGCTTTCGCGTCTCGACCTCAACCTTTTGACATAGCCGAGACAGGCGCCAAGTCGCCCTAAGGCCATGGAACCCACCTGCTAAATCGAGACGTCGTTAGCTCTTCAGCAAGCTTCGCAGCGCCCGGCATGTGCACCGGGCCTACACCCTCAAGCCACAGCCATCTTTCCGCGACTCTTGGCTCCAATACCCACTAGGGCGCCTGCACGTGGGTGGGTGGGTATAAAGCAAGCCAGGAGAAAGCGCGTGTTCCCGAACCAAAAAGGAAAAGGAACGGACTACGCAACGTTGCAAAGCATGTGGAAGATATCGCGGACAGATATCAAGACAAAGGCAGGGTGAATGAGGCGAGCGGGGCACCGACATGACGGCGACATGCTGACCATGCCGAATGCGCGTCGTCCCACCGGAAGTGATTGCGTGCTGATGTCATACAACAGGCTCGCGGCCCGTGGTGCGACTTTCACATGAAAGAAAGTCGTTGTCGGTCTGAGCGAGCCAGAGAGGAGACGTGCATTGCCTTGCGCGCTGCGCGCATCCTGCATGCGCACATGAGAGTGCGAAACACGGACAACGGCCCCACGCAGGCAAGCAATGGCGCGCTTCACCTGCCCTTCAGCTGTGCGTCAAGCTTCTTGGTTAAGCTCTTGCGTCGTCCATAGTCCCAGTCCCGACCCAACACACTCTTCTTGCTGCTCCAACCAATCTCTTCATTCTTGCGACGCTTCTTTCCTTCCGTGCCACACTCTTCCTTCTATCCATATTTTACTCTCTTCATCCTTAGCCCTCGAATTACTAGCCTTGGCCGACACTATCGAACGCCGGCTGAGACGTTCTTTTTCGGCTTTGTACAGTACTTGACGTCTTGTTCCCGGCTCCCATATTCATCCATCTCACCTGACCCTCGACTCCGCtttccaccaccaccactacATCCTTTGTGAACCgtcagcaccagcaccaccagcaccaccaccaccataCCACGAatttctttctttctttttcAAAACTCCATATCCAGTATCCTCATCCAAAAATGGACTGTATAGAGGCTGCGGGCGCCAGGCGGGCCATGTCGCTCATGTTCACAGTTCCTGAGCGCTTCATCGGCTTCGCGCACATGGACCAAAAGACTTTCTTCGAACTCTCCGACTGGATTCTCGCAAACGTTGCGTCGACCATCACTACCGACATTAGTGTCGAAGAATCGCTATTCGTCTTCCTGGACATTGTCGCACAGGGGAACAGCTTCAGTGCTGTCGCGTACGGCTGGGATCATGACGTTGAGCTGACACAGGGGTATGTTGCCTTTGGATATTGTCGTCTCATTGATGACTATAACTGACTGTTATGCAGAATATTCCTAAACGTGCTCAACGCCCTCACCGTACTGCGCGAAAGCCGCGAAATCGCCGACTCATGTCCGCCATTCACACAAACTCGTAAACGCTGGGAAGTCGCCCGAAAATGGAACCAAAAACGGTCTCGCATGGGTGGCGTAGGTGGCGCTGTCGGCGGAGTAGTCAGGATAGGTTACGACGAGATGTCGAGGGACGGCCTCGAAGTCGATCAGGAATGTCTCAAGGAGGCACTGATCGCGCTCAACAACTTCATCCATGAGAACGCCGACCATGACGAGTCATGATCGTGTCGTTGCTCGGTTTTTTTTTCTTTTGTTTGCATCGGTACCGGTGTTGATTTGGCGTCTGGATAACGACTTGGGTTTGGGTAGCGCATCGCATCGGTTGGAAAGATTGGGTTTGGGTTTTTCGTTGTTGTCTTGACACGAGTTTCCTTTGGTTCTTCGTTTCGTATGTACATAGCTTGTACGTTCTTTCGCTCTTTCGCAGGTCGAAGAAAAAAATGCCGTCATGGCTAGGCTTTGACAATGCCGCCTCCTCTCCAGACCCTATTGTTGTACGTGCCCATTTTATCTTGCATCCTGGTCCCTATCCTCCCAGCTTCAGTGTTGCGTGTATCGCATCAgtttctccaccttcacCCTAACTCAACAGACCCCACAACGCCCTTACCCAGAACACCTAACCTCCCCTTCATTATTCCCAAACTCTCCTCAATTCTCTCCGCCGGCTCTCCCCTCTCCATTCTCATCAGTGCCAACGTGATCAACCCTGCATCCAGATATGTCCTCCCCTTGAACCCCCTCCTCCCCACATCCCTCAACTCTTCTTCCGCCGCCTCCGCAATGCGCTGCCTTGCCTCGAGCACGCGCAACACAGGATTGTTCCGAGCATCAGGGAATGCAGATTGCGGCGGAGAGTTCATCATGGTATCGGAGGGTAGGTGGGGTGAGGTGTTGCGCCTGGGGTCGAATTGCGAGAGCGAGGAGGGCGAGTAGTGGGGGTTTGGCTGGACTGCGCCAAGGGAGGAGAGGCGCGAGGCAAAGGCTGGGTCGCGAGCATCGTTCAAAACGGCTGGTGGGGAGGTTGCATGTTAGTATAGTGTCATGGCAGTCTGGATTTGGAAGAAATAATGTGATGCAATGAGCATCAGACAGGCAATGTCGACTCACCATTTGTTTTCTCACTCGTAGCCTGCAACTCAGGATGTACAATGGGTCCATTGTTTTGCGTCTTTAACCCAGGCACCTTTtgcgtcgtcgtcgtcgtcggtgTTGTTGTAGTACTGGTCGGCGCCCTTGTAGGATATTTTCTCGCCGCGCTGCCCGCAGCTTTTGCACCTTTGGAAGCTGACGAACCCATCCTATGAGGGGTATTATGTATTTGTTCTTGTTGGGAGAGAGGAAGTGGGGTCGCAGTAAGCGTGCAGAATGTTGAGCTTGATAACGTTTTGTTGATAAGAGCGGAGACGTGACCTGCATGGAACGGTTGGGGGACTTTTGCGGGAAAGCTTGGGCCAGGGGCCAATGATGTATTAGATGAGAAGGTATTGCATCATCGCCTGATAGGCGGTTGATTCTGGGGGTGTGCACTGCATTTGGGTCATGTTTGTGATGGCATCGATTGGGGAGCAATCATTCATTTCATTTTTTAGTTTAGCCTTGTCGTGGTACGAATTGGCCGTACGAGGAAAAAGTGGCTTCATGTACTACTCTACTGCAACTTTTCGTCCGCGCGATAATGTCCCGCGACAAGGAAGGCCAATTCCAACGCCTGTTTTTCGTTCAAACGCGGGTCGCAGTACGTAGTGTAGTTTAGGCTCAGATCCTCATCTACCAGACCTTCACTTCCACCAGTACACTCTGTGACTGCATCACCAGTCAATTCAAGATGCATGCCACCGAGGAAAGAACCATGCTGCTTGTGGATCTTGAGCGCAGACGAGAGCTCAGAGAAGATGCTGTTGAAGGAGCGCGTCTTGATACCTGTTGGGGTGCTGCGAGTGTTCCTATCGAAATGTTAGTGATTGCGCTCAGGTGTAACACATTCGACTGTCCTTACCCGTGCATCGGGTCGCACTGCCAGACGACGACATGGCCACTGCTCTTTACAGCCTCAATGTGTGCGCCCAGCATAGATTCGACCTTGTCTGCACCATATCGTGTGATGAGCGTGATCTTGCCAATCTCCTTGTTAGGATTGACAATGTCGAGGAGCTCAATTAGCTCATCGTTCTTCATGGAAGGCCCAACCTTGATACCAATTGGGTTCTCAATACCACGGAAGTACTCCACATGACCGCCGTCGATCTGACGTGTTCGATCGCCGATCCAGATGAAATGAGCCGAAGTGTTGTACCAGCCCTTGCCATCGGTTGAAGGTTGCGAAGGCGTGTAGCCAGCTGGATGCTTGAGTCTCCTAGTCAAGCTCTGCTCGTACTCCAAGACAAGGCCTTCATGGCTAGTGAACAAATCTACGGTTTGTAGCTGCCCTGAAGTATCTGCACCGATGGTCTTCATGAAGCGCAATGAGTCTGAGATGCTGTGAACGATTTTGGAGTATTTCGCCTGCAGCTCTTCGTCCCGGACATGGCCCAGCTCCCAGTCCAACGGGTTATGCAGATCAGCAATACCGCTCGCAAGCTGTCCACGGATATAGTTCAACGTGGTAGCAGAGTGGAAATAGGCGCTGACTAGTCTCTCGGGATCTACTCTCCTGGAATCAGGGTCATATCCGTTTAGGATATCACCTCGGAAGCTAGGAACCTCTTTGCCGTTCAACATCTCCGTGGGGCTGGATCTGGGCTTTGCATACTGTCCCGCTATACGGCCAATGCGGATGACAGGCTTGTTGGAGCCCCAAATGAGAACCAAACTCATCTGCAGAAGAAGCTTAATCTTCGCGTCGATGGGATTATCAGCGCAGTAAGAGAACAACTCGGCACAGTCACCGCCCTGGAGGAGGAATGATTTGCCAAGAGCAGCTTCGCGAAGGCTGGCCTTGAGTCTTGAAATCTCAGTCGGCGTAACGATAGGCGGCAAACCAGAGAGTTTTGCGAGGGCGGCAGACACGGCTGCTTGGTCTTCATATGTGACGACTTGCTTGATGGGCTTTGATCTCCATGCTGTGACAAGGTCAGCGCAAGAATTGTAGTGTCTACCTTGCATTCTTACATTCTGGTGACCATCCTTGACTTTGGCTATCGGCTGTGGTCACTTGCTTGGGTCTTTCAGGTATCTGTGTTGAGTCCGCATTCGGTGTTGACGATGATGCCTGATGTTCTGGCTGTCCACCTTGCTGACCACCTGACGCTGCCATGAACTTGCTCACGTAGTCGGTCAATTTCGCATGCCCTTCGTTGTCCATGGTGTATGAGATACGGGTCAGGAATCCGAACGCTGCAAGAAGGTTTAGCTGGGACTATGAGTCAACTCGAAACGTTAATATGGAATCACGGTAAGCACTCCTGCTGCAAACCGACGTGAATAAAGGACGTAAGCACATGATGACTCAACCACACAAAAAACTGCAGTAAAAGCGGACTTGCGCCTACAAGATGGACAATGACGTAATGGGGCAAACTCACCTCGGGAGGTAGTGAGTAGCAGTGTGAAGGCCAGAAAGCTGCAAGTGTTGCAGCTTCGGAGCGAGAAGTTATGAGCTGTGCGTATTTACGTATAGGAATGCTAAATGCCGCAAGTGAAATAGTGCATCTAATTGTAGAAAACGCAGCCAATAGCGGTCGCTCTTTTTTCCAATTGGTCACCTTTTCTACAGCTTCCTAGTCGAGCTCTACCAACCCCACAGTCCTCAGCTCTCAATTGTCGCAACACACTTCTTGTTCCCAATACATCTCCCATTGTCCCAGAAAAATCTGAACCT belongs to Pyrenophora tritici-repentis strain M4 chromosome 10, whole genome shotgun sequence and includes:
- a CDS encoding AroG, 3-deoxy-D-arabino-heptulosonate 7-phosphate (DAHP) synthase, which translates into the protein MDNEGHAKLTDYVSKFMAASGGQQGGQPEHQASSSTPNADSTQIPERPKQVTTADSQSQGWSPESWRSKPIKQVVTYEDQAAVSAALAKLSGLPPIVTPTEISRLKASLREAALGKSFLLQGGDCAELFSYCADNPIDAKIKLLLQMSLVLIWGSNKPVIRIGRIAGQYAKPRSSPTEMLNGKEVPSFRGDILNGYDPDSRRVDPERLVSAYFHSATTLNYIRGQLASGIADLHNPLDWELGHVRDEELQAKYSKIVHSISDSLRFMKTIGADTSGQLQTVDLFTSHEGLVLEYEQSLTRRLKHPAGYTPSQPSTDGKGWYNTSAHFIWIGDRTRQIDGGHVEYFRGIENPIGIKVGPSMKNDELIELLDIVNPNKEIGKITLITRYGADKVESMLGAHIEAVKSSGHVVVWQCDPMHGNTRSTPTGIKTRSFNSIFSELSSALKIHKQHGSFLGGMHLELTGDAVTECTGGSEGLVDEDLSLNYTTYCDPRLNEKQALELAFLVAGHYRADEKLQ